One Setaria viridis chromosome 5, Setaria_viridis_v4.0, whole genome shotgun sequence genomic region harbors:
- the LOC140222972 gene encoding uncharacterized protein, producing MSAPPPQPDAPLPLPLPLPPLPADLQVEILSRVGNAVSVVRCAATCKAWRCLIQEPSFLPLFYRRRGSGGFDPFSLLGFFFRDTSQRLPRRRLYRRRPTRFLLLGASQSRPSSPVVLPLSRFLATAGDLDGFVPVASGGGGLVALCRTLGSRDTARICVCNPLAGTSTFLPPLPPLFVPEKTIFLEAGGSSFRLLTVMDDQRVLVLRVFSSQTGWWDAAVAAELPDNMVMIVSSPAVVHRGAVHWICGTHALPNAVHTVAVRLTQAVASVSRINLPPRAGLHRLTEASRAVHLTNSVQDTLSLVLVDELVLSIWNLEESSPDGKQWSCCKAIHLMPMLPPINFSCRKVELSIQGLCEKSGSLFLHLVGEGLFMFNVETKKLVKVCKDHFANYLCPYVADIGSCLAAMKKF from the coding sequence atgtcggcgccgccgccgcaaccagATGCGCCGCTCCCGCTGCcgttgccgctgccgcccctcccAGCGGACCTCCAAGTGGAGATCCTCTCCCGCGTCGGTAACGCTGTCTCCGTCGTCCGCTGCGCAGCCACATGCAAAGCCTGGCGCTGCCTCATCCAGGAGCCatccttcctccctctcttctaCCGCCGCCGCGGATCCGGGGGCTTCGATCCCTTCTCTCTGCTCGGGTTCTTCTTCCGGGACACCTCCCAGaggctcccccgccgccggctctaccgccgccgtcccacGCGCTTTCTCCTCCTCGGGGCCTCGCAATCGCGGCCGTCGTCACCCGTGGTCCTCCCGCTGTCCCGATTCTTAGCGACCGCGGGCGACCTGGACGGCTTCGTCCCCGTGgcgtccggcggtggcggcctcgTTGCCCTCTGCCGCACCCTGGGCTCTCGCGACACTGCCCGGATCTGCGTCTGCAACCCCCTGGCCGGGACCTCCACCTTCCTCCCACCGTTGCCGCCTCTCTTCGTCCCCGAGAAGACCATCTTTCTCGAGGCCGGTGGCTCCTCATTCCGCCTGCTCACCGTGATGGACGACCAACGCGTGCTCGTCCTGCGCGTCTTCTCTTCCCAAACTGGGTGGTGGGATGCGGCCGTGGCAGCGGAGCTTCCTGACAACATGGTGATGATCGTCTCCTCTCCTGCCGTCGTTCACCGTGGTGCCGTCCACTGGATATGCGGTACCCATGCCCTGCCCAACGCAGTGCACACTGTGGCCGTTCGCCTCACTCAGGCCGTGGCATCAGTCTCCCGGATCAACCTGCCGCCACGCGCTGGCTTGCACCGCCTGACGGAAGCTTCAAGGGCAGTCCATTTGACCAATTCAGTGCAGGACACCCTCTCCTTGGTCCTTGTGGATGAACTGGTACTATCCATCTGGAACCTTGAAGAAAGCAGTCCTGATGGAAAACAGTGGTCTTGTTGCAAGGCAATACATCTGATGCCAATGTTACCACCCATCAACTTCTCTTGTCGCAAAGTGGAACTCTCAATTCAAGGGTTATGCGAGAAGAGCGGTTCTTTGTTCTTACATCTGGTGGGTGAGGGCCTCTTCATGTTCAACGTGGAAACGAAGAAGCTTGTGAAGGTTTGCAAGGACCATTTTGCCAATTACCTATGCCCATATGTGGCAGATATTGGTTCTTGCCTAGCAGCAATGAAAAAGTTTTGA